The sequence below is a genomic window from Candidatus Poribacteria bacterium.
TCACAAACAACGAACCGCTCGACAGACGACTCAGATCGAACGGCGGCACAGGCCCACTCGACTGCCCGAACAGAGCCAAATAACCGCGGGGTCGAAGACAGTTGAGACTCTTGTCAAAGGTGGTCTTGGCGACCGAGTCGTAGACCACATCCACCCCAACCCCATCGGTTAGGCGTTTAACTTCGGCTTCAAAGTCGGTCTGTGTGTAGAGGATTACCGCATCAGCACCGGCCTCGGTGGCGAGCTGCGCTTTCTCCGGTGTGGAGACTGTACCAAATACACGTGCGCCCAACGTCTTTGCCATCTGAATAAGCAGCAAGCCGACTCCACCGGCGGCTGCATGCACCAATGCCGTGTCGCCTGTACTGAGTGGGTAGGTGCTGCGGGTCAGGTAATGTGCGGTCATACCTTGCAGCATCGCCGCCGCTGCCGACTGCGTATCAATCGAATCGGGTAAAGGGACAAGCACCCTAGACGGCACGATTGCCGCCTCGGTGTAGGAACCTTGGTGCATCGCATAACCCACACGGTCCCCTACATCGACCTCGGTGACACCGGGTCCAACTGCTTCGACCACACCTGCACCTTCCATCCCCGGCGTAAAAGGCATGTTGGTACTCGGATAAAGTCCCGTGCGGTGGTAAACGTCGATATAGTTTAGTCCCGCTGCTTCGATCCGCACCCGTGCTTCACCCGCACCGGGTTCGCTAGTAGAAACCTCGTCATAACGGAGTACCTCTGGTCCGCCATGTTCATGAATACAAATAGCGTGCATTTTCCTATCTCCTATCTTCGTGAGGGATGATACTACGATTGCTAAAAAATCTGAAATTCAACTATCATGCCTGTCCTAAATCTACTTATCCTTCGGAGGAATAGTTGGTAGTGAACGCAGATCCGCGTTCATTCTAGAAGTAGTTTGTAGGTCGAGTTTCTATACTCGACAATACACTGATTTTCCAAAGTCCCCCTGACAAGGGGGATTTAGGGGGTTGGGGTAGGGGGTTAAAAATCANNNNNNNNNNNNNNNNNNNNNNNNNNNNNNNNNNNNNNNNNNNNNNNNNNNNNNNNNNNNNNNNNNNNNNNNNNNNNNNNNNNNNNNNNNNNNNNNNNNNNNNNNNNNNNNNNNNNNNNNNNGACAAGGGGGATTTAGGGGGTTGGGGTAGGGGGTTAAAAATCAAAAATCCTACCCCCGTGTGCTAACTTTGCATAAGTCTTGAGTTCATTGGCGTGATTAATGAACTAGTGAACCCATGAACTCAATTTGTTCACAAGTAGTTTGTAGGTCGAGTTTCCATACTCGACAATACACTAAATCCGAATATAGGACTAGAGCGCGTCAGGTGCCAACTCTCGCATTCGCTCTATCCACCGTTGGCGCTTCGGATGCCCGTCGGCATTGGCAACCCACGGGCCGTAGTCAACCCCGTTGCCAATAATCTGTTTTTGAGTCACTTCTGCTTCCTCCGGCGTCTTTGGGTTGTTGTAGTAAACCAAGACGCACATCCGGCGATCCACCGCACCACCCCAACTCGCATGCCAGCATCGTACATCGAAAGCAACCACGTCCCCCGGCTCTGATTCAAAGATGTAAGCGGGAACATCAGGGATTTCGAGTTCCAATTCCTCCATCTTTTGCCGTAATTCCCCGTGAAAGGACGCCTCGTGCGACCCCGGTATCAACCGCAACGCACCAGTTTCCGCAGTCACCGGTTGCAAGTAGTAGGCAAACTTGACGCCGTACTGATGGAGGCTTCCTGTATCGGGATGCCAGCGCGTATCCCCGACGTAACGGTTAATGTCGGAGGCAATACCGAAGACATCTTCGCCGTAAAGTTGTTCTGCCGCAGCGCAGAATCGTGGGTCCTCTAGTAGTGAGGCGAGGAAGGGCGTATCGGGTCCCATCGTTATCAGCCAATGTCGGCGTGTGCCATCAAATGGGTCATCTCGAAACGCCTCCGTCATTGCCGCTTCAAACTCCGTGTTGATGGTCTTCAGT
It includes:
- a CDS encoding phytanoyl-CoA dioxygenase family protein, which translates into the protein MLTQEQINHFQTFGFLTFRQLFSQDELKTINTEFEAAMTEAFRDDPFDGTRRHWLITMGPDTPFLASLLEDPRFCAAAEQLYGEDVFGIASDINRYVGDTRWHPDTGSLHQYGVKFAYYLQPVTAETGALRLIPGSHEASFHGELRQKMEELELEIPDVPAYIFESEPGDVVAFDVRCWHASWGGAVDRRMCVLVYYNNPKTPEEAEVTQKQIIGNGVDYGPWVANADGHPKRQRWIERMRELAPDAL
- a CDS encoding quinone oxidoreductase: MHAICIHEHGGPEVLRYDEVSTSEPGAGEARVRIEAAGLNYIDVYHRTGLYPSTNMPFTPGMEGAGVVEAVGPGVTEVDVGDRVGYAMHQGSYTEAAIVPSRVLVPLPDSIDTQSAAAAMLQGMTAHYLTRSTYPLSTGDTALVHAAAGGVGLLLIQMAKTLGARVFGTVSTPEKAQLATEAGADAVILYTQTDFEAEVKRLTDGVGVDVVYDSVAKTTFDKSLNCLRPRGYLALFGQSSGPVPPFDLSRLSSGSLFVTRPGLGHHAADREELIGRAGDLFEWISSGTLKLRIDRTFPLQDAADAHRALEGRQTTGKVLLIP